In Acomys russatus chromosome 28, mAcoRus1.1, whole genome shotgun sequence, the genomic window TAACACTCTGTGCTGTTTCTCCCAAAGATCTTGGTGAATGTGTGCATAGATCTTAGTTCCCATATGCCCTAGTAATGGAAAGAAAAGGCAGATACTATCACTGTAATTTGACAGATGGATTCTCGAAAGGATTTATGAAGGCTGTTATTAGGCATGTATTCTAAtgggggctgctgagatggctcagaaggtagaggTGCCTACCACTGAGCCTGATGGCTCTGTTCAGTCCTTGGTACCCATATAGTGGAAAGAGGAAACCATAAGTTGTGGTGAGACTTCCATACATATGTGCCATAGAACACATGCGTGCACACttaaatacacaaacaacaaataaaatggaaTCCTTGAAGAATCTCAAGATTAGACTATCATCACTTTTGCTGATTCCAGGAAAAATGTACTCTATTTAAATTTCCAGTAGAAAGACAGGTGTAGAATCAGCAATctcgagccaggcgtggtggcgcacacctttaatcccagcactcgggaggcagaggcagggggatctctgtgagtttcaggacagcctggtctacaaagtgactccaggacagccaaggccacacagagaaaccctatcttgaaaatcaaaaaacaaaacaaaacaaaaaaacaaaataaaagaatcagcAATCTCTAAttttatctctattttatttggggttccttatgcttctacctccctttaAAAATACCCCCTCAatctaggtaggagagaaaaaagtttAGAAGGGACAAGGGACGCTGACCTCTTTAGACCTAGTTCCGGCTGGGTAGGGTCATCGGGTTTTTTTGGAAAATACCACTCTCGGTCGTCAGGATGTCCAtcagtccagcaacagcaaacggCAAACACAGCAGGAtgaacaagcagccttcttcctcctccatctgtctccttgaagccccttccctctctctgggcTCCGGCACTTatactctcccagagtcctcagaatttcACTAACTGCACCTGGCAAAGACCACATTCCTCCGCAGCCACACAAGGGGATttccagctgtggacaaactaaaagcgaCTCCATATCCTactcttgggattaaaacaaaaacctgtttacatagCACAACTGaagtggttattattattattattattattattattattattattattattattattttggtggtgttgtttggtttggttttgtttcaagacagggtttctctgtgtagccttggctgtcctggactcactttgtagaccaggctgtcctgaaactgcctcagcctcccaagtgccactgtgcccaggtaCATAActgagatttgtttttgtttttgagggtcttttgttgttgtttgagacaggggttctctatgtaacagccctggctgtcatggactcactttgtagaccaggccggccttgaactcacagagatccacctgtctctgcctcccaaacactaggattaaaggcctaggccaccacacccagccatagctgagttcttaaagaaaccaaaatgtctACTACCAAGAATAGATCAgtggagtccaggatggccaaggctacacagagaaaccccgtctcaaaaaaccaaaaagccaaaaagccaaaaaaaaaaaaaaaaaaaaaaaaaaagaatagatcaGTAGAAGCCAGTGAAAGCCCAGCTGACTGAGGCCTGCACAGGAAGTTTCCAGGAAGAACCTCCCTTTGATCCAGGCAGAAGAAAGCATCTTGTTCCAGCCTTGCACCTTACAAAggcatacaaataaacaaatataaagaaaatcccCACTATTAAATAATGTATGGTTactacaaaacaaaagcaacacgtGACTATGGCCACCCTGTCACTGAATACACTGTGAGCCAGAAACTCCAAGCATTTACCAGGAGTTGACACCTTCTAAAACAGAGGAAAATGCTAATGCAAATTTCTTGTGCTGTGCCCTCAAAACAGAAGGCAATTGTGTTTGAAGGTCATGAAGACTTTGGTTTCTGATGTTGTTGACATTTGAAAAACGGCTTTTGAATGCAGCAGCACttgagtaatatttttttttttgttgtttttgtttttcaagagagagtttctctgtgtacccttggctgtcctggactcactttgtagaccaggctggccttgaactcacagagatccaagtgcctctgcctctgagtgttgggattaaaggtgtgggccaccaccacgcccagccccatgAGATTCTTAAATAACAAAGTGTCATGTCTAAGTAGCACAACGCACtttggttggtttgcttgtttttacttttttttttttttttttttcttggtttttggagacagggtttctctgtgtagccttggctgtcctggactcgcttttgtagaccaggctggcctcgaactcacagagatctgcctgcctcctgagtgctgggattaaaggcatgcacgacCACGACCGGCCTCAAAATTCACCTTTCTGAGAAGATTAATTTGCTGTTTATTTGAGCCTTACTAATTAGCTTAAGCTTAAATGTGACAGTGTTGTGTAGGTGGGCGCACACAAAGGCTGTAAGAAAGTATTGGGCGCCAACACTCTCACTGATGCTCcactatgcttacagacaggagcctagcacaatgggcctctgagaggctccacccagcagcagagagaaacagatgctgagacccacagccaaatgttagacagagcttggggagtcttgtggaagagggacaccacccagaggggacaagaagacccacagagtcaactaacctggagccatgtgggctcacagagactcaagcACCAAAGAACAcgcatggcctggacctaggcccctgacACGTGTGTAACTGACGAgcggcttggtcttcatgtgggtcccctagcaagtggagccgGGTTGTCTCTGCCgtgaactctgttgcctgattttggatGACTCTCCCCTAGCTGGACTTCTTCGGCCTCGGTGGGAGAGGGTGCGCTTAGTGCAATTTAGTGCAATGGGACTtggtgcagggggtggggggtggggggcgctggAACAGAGGAGGCTTCCTTCTttaaggagaaggggaaaggaggagggggtgggagaagaagagggaagaggattCCATAGGGCTATaaagtaagcaaataaaaactttttttttagagacagggtttctctgtgtagccttggctgtcctggagtcactttgtagaccaggctggcctcaaactcacagcgatccacctgcctctgcctcccaagtgctgggattaaaggcgtgcgccaccacacccagcaggaaaaaaatgcattttgagTTAATGATATCTACCTGTGTGTGATATTGCTTGCTTGGATTATGTTAGTACAAGTGTTCAAATCCCAAACAGATCTGAGTTTTAAAAGGAATTAAGTTTAGTCGGGCGTGGTAGTGGGCACCTGTGGCTCAGGGCTTAGGCAGAGCAAAAGGGTCGTGAGCTGCACACTGAGCACCTGTCTTAGCTGAGGACAGGGCCGAGGCGGCTCAGCAGACAGACACGTTTGCCACCCTCAGCCTGATGAATGACCCGGATTCAATCAGCAGAACTCTGTGGAAGGAGATAATTGCATCTTGCAAGTtgtgtcttctgacttccacatacttGCTGTGGCACACATGGCCCGCCCCctacaaaataatttgaaaaaagaagGGCTCCTTTTAGCatctttggaaaattaaaatgagatctagatagatagatagacagacagatagatatattattataaatattttctattataaatatattatatattgtgtttacctacatatatacatgcacattaattaattcatgtgtatctatatatctatgtatacctagatatattacatatagtatatatatatattatattgagTGTGTGTGGCTTTCAGAACTCACACTGACCAACCCATTGGCAGAAAGAATGAGATGGAAGTGCTGTGGCGTGGGTGTGGTCTGGTCAATCCTGTTTTACCGAAGCTCTTCATGAATAAAGCTGATGGTTTACTACTTTATGGAATTGCAAACCACCATGCATGAtaaagttggtttttgtttgtttacttatttatttattttttttttgagacagggtttctctgtgtaacagccctggctatcctggactaacttgtagatctggctgtcctcaaatttacagagctccaccttcctctgcctctggagtggtggaattaaaggcgtgcgccacaatgTCTGGCTAAAATTCTGATTTTGCAGGTGATCCATCACCCCTGCAAAATCAGAATAGGATAAGTCATAAGCTACTATTGCTAAAAATAATTGAGCACATAAAATTAGTTCAGgaagcaattttattttcttttctttttctttctttctttctttttttttttttaatatttattatgttacaatgctctgtctgcatgtgtgcctccccaccagaagagggcaccagatctcattatagatggttgtggggaattgaactcaggacctctgtaagagcagccagtgctcttaacctctgagccatctctccagccccaagaagcaATTTTCAAATTGCATTCTCATTGAGTTTATAATGCTATCGGCCTCATAATCGCTCTTTTCCTGTGTTTAAATAATTGATTGCATTCATTTTTTACCTCAGGTACCAAGCAACCCAGGCTAGCTTTCAgttcactaggtagaccaggctagctttcagttcactaggtagaccaggctaacgTTGCACTTCctgatcctcttccctctccctaaCCCTAAGTGTTGGGCTGCAGCATTAAACTGCACATCCAGCTCTACCAAGAAAACTCTCGAGGAAAGGGACTTAAATAAGCTAAgcgtgagccgggtgtggtggcgcactccagcactccggaggcaaaagcaggtggccactccaagttcgaggccagcctggtctacagagcgagttccaaggcagcaagggctacacagagaaactgtctcgaaaagaaagggaaaaaagaagaaagaaagaaagaaagaaagaaagaaagaaagaaagaaagccaagagtGATGGAGGTAGAGAAAAAGGATGACAGCATCAGGAATCTGGGGCACAGTGGAGACGTCAGGCAACAGGAAAGtgcagtgggttttgtttgttttaacatgtaATAGGCCACTAAGAACTTACTGGAGGTCGGCATTCTGAGAAGTGCTGGAGAATAAAAAGTACACTTGAAGCAGATGCCAAGATGCTATGCAAAGGCAGAGGGGTTTCTCCTGACTCAGGCTGGAGGCTGTCAGGCTGAGCGTCCTGGCGGCCCTGTGTGCAGGGAATTTAGCTGAGTCAAGTCACGGAGAAGACATGATTTTAGCACACCTCCTCCTGCTTAGAAAAATTGTGATTAAAAACCTcccagcagctgggcatggtggcgcacacctttaatcccagcactcgggaggcagaggcaggcagatcgctgtgagttcgaggccagcctggtctacaaagtgagtccaggacagccaaggctacacagagaaaccctgtctcaaaacactccccccagccccccgcccccccaaaaaaatcctaGCAGCCGgggagcagtggcacacgcctacaATCCCAAcagtccaggaggcagaggcaggcaaatctctgtgagcccaggacagccaggaatacacaaagaaaccctgtcttgaaaaacaccaaaaaaaaaaaaaaagaaaagaaaagaaaagaaaaaagaaagaaagaaaacaattaaaacgccctagaaaaaaaaaaaaaaaaaaagcaaaggctgTATTCCCTTTTCTTGCCACCAATCGTGTCCGTGAATTGAGACAAAAACCTGACATTATTCACCCTCCGGCCAGCAGGGGGCGAAACGCCACGCACCGTAGACCCTCTGTCCGCCCTCTTCCCTGCGTCGCTTGCGTGCCGGCGGTGCTACATACTGCGCATGCGCACGGCGCTCCGGTCTTTTTCCCCCCCTTAGCGCGGCCGGGCCTGCAGGTCTGCGTGGAGCCGCGGTTGCGGGGTTGTGTATTCGGCAGGATGGTGAGTGGGCACCTGGGCCTCGGGGCCGCGCGTGGACGTGGGGGGCTCCCCCTCCTCCCGAGGACGCCCGCAGACGCGCCCGGGGCGCCGATGGCGCTCGATTCCCCCGGCTCGCGTCCGCCGCTCCTAACGTGGCCTTAATGGCTGCCGGGATGCGAGCCGGgcgtgggggggaggggctgcgcGGCCgtggacacggacacacacacgggCGCGCGAGGGTCCTGGGGTGCCCACCCCCCCCGGGAGGGAGCCCGTGCCCACCGGGAGGGGTGCGGCTCGCAGGGCGGCAGGGAGGACGCGAGTCTCCCCCACCCGGGGAGGGAGGTCTGCAGCGTGGGCTGAGCACGGGGTGAACGCAGCCGCCGCGCGCGCTCGCGTGGGTCCTGGCTTCCCCTCGGCGTGCACCGAGGCTGTGATGATGCGCCCCGCAGCTGGGGTGTTATATTGTTACAGGGGCGGACGTGGTGCTCCCTGCCCCATTAACTCGGCCGCTGTCGGATTCGAGGTCTTACTAGGGATACATAGTGACggcttgtctcaaaaagggggggAAGCCACCGAGTGAAACATGCAGTGCGGTAacgctttcctcctcctcttccctctaaAGGGGTTCGTGAAGGTCGTCAAGAATAAGGCCTACTTTAAGAGGTACCAAGTGAGATTCCGAAGGCGGCGAGAGGGTAAAACTGACTACTACGCCCGGAAACGACTGGTGATCCAGGACAAAAATAAGTACAACACACCCAAGTACAGGATGATAGTCCGGGTCACCAACAGAGACATCATCTGCCAGGTGAGTGGAGCTCTGCACCTGGGCGGTGTGTGCTTGGACCCCACGTCCTTCAGTCACCTTGCTGGAGAGGTGTTTGgggtttctattttttatttatttttattttatttatttatttatttatttatttatgtatttatttatttattttgcagtagTAGGCCTAAAGTTGAGGCTTAAATTACTAGTTTTGGCCAGGTTTGGAAATTCTTACCCAGTTTTAATTTCCAgtttgggaggaaagaagggcTGGGAAACCGGTTTGTGTGAGCGAATCACTTCCCAGTTACTGTACCGACTTCTGGATCTTGCTGTATGCGCTCATGTGCCACTTACGGACCAGAGGGCTGCCAGTCtcgccaggctggcttcgaactcagatcCGCCTGTGTCttcctcccgactgctgggattaaaggtgtgggccaccgcgCCAGCAAGGCTGCAAATCTTTAAAGGGTGATAGTGGTGGGTGGATTATCACCTGTGCTACATACCGAGCGCCTCATTGAAAAACGAGCTTAGTGTTTCTGTTTACTGTGAagtaggttgtttttttttttttttcctcgagacagggtctctctgtgtagccttggccatcctggactcactttgtagaccagggctggcctcgaactcacagcgatccgcctgcctctgcctcccgagtgctgggattaaaggcatgcgccaccacgcccggcgtgaaGTAGGTTTTTTAAAGTGGTGGTTGCTGTGTTCAGAACAGGTCCAGTTTAGGAGGGTGGATAGCTGgaggctgctgggggaggggtgcactCGCTTCCTGTGTAAGTTTTTTAACTATGAAGGCAGTTATATTGTGTTCTGATAACTTAAGCACGAACTGTCTAAAACATTTGGATTTAGctcaaaagatattttaaatagatgGTATTTTCCTGTTGACTTGACTTtggggtgtttgagacagggtctgtaacctaggctggtcttgaatttacaaGGATTTGCCTGTCTTTGCCAGTGCAGTGCCACTGCCCGATTGTCTTTTTGAGTTTTTGGCATGATTTTGCTTTTCTTGGTTATTGATTTATGGAGATGGGGTCCCACTGTATgccctaggctgacctggaattctctttgtagatagaccatgctgaccttggtcttcctgcttctgctcaTATATTAAAGATGGTTGCCTCCATGTCTGACTCTTTTAAACAGTCTTGCAGTGTACCTTTGAGCTCAGACaccatttgactatgtccccctGCCCAGTTTCTTGGTGGCTGACTTTGAAAAGTACCTATGATTTTGCCAGCTCAACCCACCTTAAATGTCTTAGgcctaagccgggcgtggtggcgcacgcctttaatcccagcacttgggaggcagaggcaggcggatcgctgtgagttcgaggccagcctggtctacaaagtaagtccaggatggccaaggctacacagagaaaccctgtctcgaaaaaccaaaaaaaaaaaaaaagtcttaggcCTGTTGTATAATTATAATTAAGTTCTAACATGCTGTATGTATTTCAGCCGTAGTGTGTGTTTTGCTAAGCTGTTGTTAGTTGACACCCATACAGGTGAATGTTCATTGAATTGCCCTGTTAAAAAAGCACTTTATGTGGGACACATAAAGCAGTGGAAGCAACAAATAATGACCTGGTTTTTCTCTCACTATAGATTGCGTACGCCCGTATAGAAGGGGACATGATAGTCTGCGCAGCGTATGCACATGAGCTGCCCAAGTACGGTGTGAAAGTTGGCCTGACAAACTATGCCGCAGCCTACTGCACTGGCCTGCTGCTGGCCCGCAGGGTATGTACATGAGGTCCTCAGGAGGACACATGGGTTTGTCCGTCCGGGAAGCAGTTTGTCTTACTGTTTCAGTGGTGGGGCTTTATGCCTTACTGTCATTAATCTCTAGACTTCTGTGATTTGGGCATTTTGAACTGTCTGATGCTGTTAAGAACTGATGTGAGTGAGTGGTTCTCTTCCACCACATGTGTCCCAGGGATGGGACTTAGACCCACAGGTTTGGTGGCAAAGCACCTTTACTGGCTAAGCCAGCTTGCCAGCCCAGAACTTAGTTTTTAAGTCTTGAATTTGGGAAGTCGCTGGTGAGAATGGTTAGGCAGCAAAGGCCCAAGCACCTGCATAAACCTGAAAAGTGTGAGGGTCAAATTGTGGCGTGAGTGAGTTAGCGTCAGCGTGGTTTGGGTGTGCTGACACACTTCTGTGCTGTGACATGAGTGAGTTAGCTTCAGCGTGGTTTGGGTGTGCTGACACACTTCTGTGTTGACTTCTGTTCCTAGCTTCTCCATAGGTTTGGCATGGACAAGATCTACGAAGGCCAGGTGCAGGTGACGGGAGATGAGTACAATGTGGAAAGCATTGACGGTCAGCCTGGTGCCTTCACTTGCTATCTGGATGCAGGTCTTGCCCGGACTACAACTGGCAACAAAGTTTTTGGGGCCCTGAAGGGAGCTGTGGATGGAGGCTTGTCTATCCCTCATAGGTAAGAAGTAGCAGTCGAGGTTTCTGCCTTGACCCTGGTATTTCCTGTCTGTTACTGGCTAGACTATGGCAGACACTCAGTGCCTACTCCTGGTTCCTGCACAGGAGCCCGAGAACAGGGAGGAATGGCAACCTGCAGGAGTCAAAGACACAGGCTCCCTAGCCAGAGCCGCCCAGAGCTCGGGTACTGATCTTCCGGCCACCACCATAGCAAACGTACGATTCTAGGATAAAACATTTAGAGACAAAAGCTTGGGATTTCTAAGCTTTCAGACAATAAGATTGCTGGATATTCTTGGAAACTAAGTAAATTAACTTGTAATTCCTCGGAGTTAGTGTATTTCTTGTTAAATCTAAGATTAATCCAACCATAAATTTTTCCTTGACTAGCCTCATTGATTGTGATTTTAGAGTAAGCACCAGTACTATTACCCTAGCTACTACCCAGACACATGAGGGTTTGGGGGGTGagttttctgcttcctgtgctAAAAAGCACCAGTGCCAATCTGCCTGTGTGGAAGCTTTGGGGGAGTCAAGCAGGAGTCTGAGACCACCCTGGGCAGGGGAAAGCAAATGTGTTTGTGGCATTCTTTATCTTGTGGAATTCAGAAAGGAGCTGCTGGTGATGACACTCACTGACTGAGCAATTAGTAGTTGGTCCTTCGATTGCACATGATGCAACAGTTGTTTCAAGACGGGACTGATGGCAGCTCCTGAAGTGAGTTTCTGAGTGTGTAGTGATGTGTCTGTGCACTCAAATGTGAAAATCTTCCTTTTAGTACCAAACGATTCCCCGGTTATGACTCTGAAAGCAAGGAGTTCAATGCAGAAGTGCATCGGAAGCACATCATGGGCCAGAACGTTGCAGACTACATGCGATACCTAatggaggaagatgaagatgcatacaagaaacagtTCTCTCAGTACATAAAGAACAACATCGCTCCAGACATGGTAAAGATTTACCTGAACATCTGTTCACTCTTAGAAACACTTGTTTTAGTGGTCATagtcttttaagatttatttatttatacagttttttggttttttttgtttgtttgtttgtttgtttgtttgtttttcgagacagggtttctctgtgtagccttggccatcctggactcactttgtagaccaggctg contains:
- the Rpl5 gene encoding 60S ribosomal protein L5, which produces MEVEKKDDSIRNLGHSGDVRQQETRPGLQVCVEPRLRGCVFGRMGFVKVVKNKAYFKRYQVRFRRRREGKTDYYARKRLVIQDKNKYNTPKYRMIVRVTNRDIICQIAYARIEGDMIVCAAYAHELPKYGVKVGLTNYAAAYCTGLLLARRLLHRFGMDKIYEGQVQVTGDEYNVESIDGQPGAFTCYLDAGLARTTTGNKVFGALKGAVDGGLSIPHSTKRFPGYDSESKEFNAEVHRKHIMGQNVADYMRYLMEEDEDAYKKQFSQYIKNNIAPDMMEEMYKKAHAAIRENPVYEKKPKREVKKKRWNRPKMSLAQKKDRVAQKKASFLRAQERAAES